In the Epinephelus lanceolatus isolate andai-2023 chromosome 6, ASM4190304v1, whole genome shotgun sequence genome, one interval contains:
- the LOC117254483 gene encoding DET1- and DDB1-associated protein 1 — translation MEKADFLKGLPVYNKSNFSRFHADSVCKASNRRPSVYLPTREYPSEQIIVTEKTNILLRYLHQQWDKKNAAKKREQEQGEGDSPAPPRKIARTDSQEMNEDS, via the exons ATGGAGAAG GCCGATTTCTTAAAAGGACTTCCTGTCTACAATAAGAGCAACTTCAGCAGGTTTCATGCAGACTCCGTTTGTAAAGCATCT AATCGAAGGCCCTCTGTGTACCTTCCAACACGAGAATACCCATCTGAACAGA TTATTGTAACAGAGAAAACCAACATCCTTCTGCGTTACCTCCATCAGCAGTGGGACAAAAAG AATGCAGCAAAGAAAAGGGAACAGGAACAAGGTGAGGGTGACAGTCCGGCACCCCCAAGGAAGATCGCCAGGACAGATAGCCAAGAGATGAACGAGGActcataa